In Malus sylvestris chromosome 15, drMalSylv7.2, whole genome shotgun sequence, a single genomic region encodes these proteins:
- the LOC126603389 gene encoding uncharacterized protein LOC126603389 produces the protein MTPSSIQRLPHCPRGTFHSSPLGSCVISKTPPVIRTKSSLSLPLESREIQQNMNPKSVICLLLHSAALWLCTAVAHDGSSIVFTTLGRLDYNFDIFTLPIRGPPSSTTETQITDGKSVNFNGHFPNKTRIQSPTRSDPYLQLIYVTERNGFSNIFYDAVYLNSQTASSGRRSTLEVSDRVQVPLLSLEQGQNRLSMKDRPTLTGDYLVYVSTHEDSGVPRTSSVAVYSTHLDSSVTRRLTPRGDADFSPSVSPSGIWTAVASYGPRGWTGEVEDLSTDIYVFLTGDGTRRVKVVEHGGWPSWVDDSTIYFHRRGEDQWWSVYRAILPREGPSSTKSVVVQRVTPPGLHAFTPATSPGNHDFIALATRRPTSSFRHVELFDLVRNEFKELTRHVSPQTHHFNPFISPDSSRVGYHKCRSNGNKQEGSKLFLQNIHSPIPNLSILRIDGSFPSVSPGGDLIAYVNFPGVYVVNRDGSNRHQVYPGNAFSTSWDPVRKGVLYTGAGLEFAPESAEVDIIAITINDVDGATFKKLTTNGKNNAFPSPSPDGKQIVFRSGRTGHKNLYIMDVEVGESGGLYRLTEGPWTDTMCNWSPDGNWIAFASDREDPGSGSFELYVIRPNGTGLRKVIQSGTGGRTNHPWFSPDSKSLVFTSDYRAISAEPISNPHHYQPYGEIFTVKLDGSDLKRLTQNSYEDGTPVWVPHFIKPTDVEWPIDRPGCEFEDLHWLNEVPSYGVLNMHQCGV, from the coding sequence ATGACTCCATCATCCATCCAACGTCTCCCGCACTGCCCACGTGGCACATTTCACTCCTCTCCCCTCGGATCCTGCGTTATCTCCAAAACGCCTCCAGTAATTCGGACAAAATCATCACTCTCTCTTCCACTCGAATCCCGAGAAATCCAGCAAAACATGAATCCCAAATCAGTTATCTGTTTGCTGCTCCATTCGGCGGCGCTCTGGTTGTGTACGGCGGTGGCCCACGACGGCTCCAGCATCGTCTTCACCACGCTTGGCCGATTAGACTACAACTTCGACATCTTCACCCTCCCGATTCGGGGCCCACCGTCCTCCACCACCGAAACCCAAATCACAGACGGCAAATCCGTCAATTTCAACGGCCACTTCCCCAACAAAACCCGAATCCAATCCCCCACGCGCTCCGACCCCTACCTCCAGCTCATCTACGTCACCGAAAGAAACGGCTTCTCCAACATATTCTACGACGCCGTTTATCTCAATTCCCAGACGGCGAGCAGCGGAAGACGGTCCACTCTTGAAGTATCGGACCGGGTTCAGGTCCCCCTGTTAAGTTTGGAGCAGGGGCAGAATCGTCTTTCCATGAAGGACAGGCCGACTTTGACGGGGGATTATTTGGTTTACGTCTCCACTCACGAGGACTCGGGTGTGCCAAGGACGAGTTCCGTCGCGGTGTACTCGACGCACCTGGACTCGAGCGTGACTCGGAGGCTCACTCCTCGCGGCGACGCTGACTTCAGTCCCTCCGTGTCACCGTCCGGAATCTGGACGGCGGTCGCTTCGTACGGACCGAGAGGCTGGACCGGCGAGGTCGAGGACCTGAGTACGGACATCTACGTGTTTTTGACTGGGGATGGGACTAGGCGAGTCAAGGTGGTCGAGCACGGTGGCTGGCCGAGTTGGGTCGACGATTCGACGATTTACTTTCACAGAAGAGGCGAGGATCAGTGGTGGAGTGTTTACAGGGCAATTTTACCGAGAGAGGGTCCGAGCTCCACCAAGTCGGTGGTGGTTCAGCGAGTCACTCCGCCGGGTCTCCACGCGTTCACACCCGCCACGTCACCAGGGAACCACGACTTCATCGCCTTGGCGACCAGAAGACCCACCTCGAGCTTTCGCCACGTGGAGCTTTTCGACCTGGTGAGGAATGAATTCAAGGAGCTCACTCGGCACGTCTCCCCCCAAACCCACCACTTCAACCCGTTCATCTCGCCCGATTCGAGTCGGGTCGGGTACCACAAGTGCAGAAGCAACGGAAACAAACAAGAAGGGTCCAAGCTCTTTCTTCAAAACATCCACAGCCCAATCCCGAACCTGTCAATCCTGAGAATCGACGGTTCGTTTCCTTCGGTTTCACCCGGGGGTGATCTCATCGCTTACGTGAACTTCCCGGGTGTGTATGTTGTGAACCGGGACGGTTCGAACCGGCACCAGGTATATCCTGGAAACGCCTTCTCGACCTCGTGGGACCCGGTCCGCAAGGGCGTCTTATACACGGGGGCCGGACTGGAGTTTGCACCTGAGAGCGCCGAGGTGGATATCATTGCCATCACCATTAATGATGTTGACGGAGCGACCTTTAAGAAGTTGACCACAAATGGGAAAAATAATGCTTTCCCTTCACCCTCACCAGACGGAAAACAAATCGTCTTCCGGTCAGGTCGTACGGGTCATAAGAACTTGTACATAATGGACGTTGAAGTTGGCGAGAGTGGCGGGCTCTACAGGTTAACGGAAGGTCCATGGACGGACACAATGTGTAATTGGTCTCCAGACGGAAATTGGATTGCGTTTGCATCGGACCGAGAGGACCCGGGTAGCGGGAGCTTCGAATTGTACGTGATTCGCCCGAACGGAACCGGCCTCCGGAAAGTGATCCAAAGCGGGACGGGCGGGCGGACCAACCACCCGTGGTTCAGCCCGGATAGTAAGAGCCTAGTCTTCACTTCAGACTATAGGGCCATATCAGCTGAGCCCATCTCAAACCCACATCACTACCAGCCTTATGGTGAGATCTTTACGGTGAAATTGGACGGCTCTGATCTTAAGAGGCTGACACAAAATTCTTATGAGGATGGGACACCGGTGTGGGTCCCCCATTTCATTAAGCCCACGGACGTAGAGTGGCCCATCGATAGGCCTGGGTGTGAGTTCGAGGACTTGCACTGGCTCAATGAGGTTCCTAGCTACGGTGTCCTGAACATGCATCAATGTGGTGTGTAA